DNA sequence from the Cucumis melo cultivar AY chromosome 6, USDA_Cmelo_AY_1.0, whole genome shotgun sequence genome:
atttagaatactcaccgAAACCAAAATCACTGAGACGATATTAACAGAGCAATATAGACGATCTTGATTGTCTAAGATGACAAGAAGATAAACGATATTATCAAAGATGAAAGATATGAGAGAATGTTGtcgaaaattacaaaaaaagacaaagaatgatcaagataaaagatatataaaagacgagatgaataaTTTGGAAACGATGATCTTGAAAAAATCGAGAAGTAGAAGAACTATCAGATTTGATAGATCGTTATAAAAGAATAAgagcaaataagaaattctgaaaaaataatttatctGAACGAACTTGTTGTAAATAGATtacaattttattatatttacaaaagtttttcaaaaaaaatttaccAAAAGTGAGTAAAGTATAACAACAGACGCATccggaagaaagaaaaaaacggTAGAAAGGTAGGATGGAATGCCTCATTCCGTGAAATAAAAAAGTAGCATTCcaatagaataaaataaaaaattcccATCCTTTACCTAAATTCTTCTAAATCAACTCTTTATCTTCCATTTTATTCCAAAACAATCCCAATTTTCCAAATCACAGATTCTGCATTGAGTGGAAGTTgaaatcaaaatatcaaatattCCTATTTTGAAGTTGGAACAAAATCTGTTATAAAGGGAATCCTCAATGGATGAACCCAACAAAAATCTCTCGATTCTCTTCTATAGATCAAGTAATTCAAAGTTTTCAATCCTTAAACAATCTTCTCCTTTTCGTTGGGCGCTTCCCTTCTCCGATCACTTTCCACTCAACAATTTTGGAATTGCATGGCAACTCACAAGGAGAAAGAGCCAGTTTGTGTGACCGGAGCCAATGGATTCATCGGATCCTGGGTCGTCCGTGTGCTCTTGGAGTCTGGCTACACTACAATTCATACCTCCATCTTCCCCGGCTCCGATTCTTCCCATTTGTTAAATCTCCTGCCCTCTACTAACCCTAATGCTAAGCTTAGGGTTTTCGAAGCGGATGTAATGGACGGTGAGGCGGTGGCCAGAGCTGTGGAAGGCTGCAAGGGAGTGTTTCATATCGCATCCCCCTGTACATTGGAGGATCCGGTTGATCCACAGAAAGAATTGGTGGAGCCGGCGGTTCAAGGCACCGTGAACGTTCTTAATGCGGCGAAGAAGTTTGGAGTGAGGCGTGTTGTTCTTACTTCGTCTATTTCGGCTCTTGTCCCTAATCCTGGTTGGCCGTCCGATATGCCATTTGATGAATCTTCATGGACGGACCTAGAGTACTGCAAATCCCGCAAGGTTCTTTCTCCCTTCCTTTTGGTTTTCATGTTTGGCAACTTCCAATTGGTTGATGGACTGTAACCACCTGTTCTTAAAGATGCCGTTTTGAAAATTACAAGTTATGACTGGTGTGGCCATTTTAAAACTACAAGTGATGACTCAATTATTAACCAGAAGAATTAAGTATACCGAGTCTAAATGCAAAAATTCTTGTGTTTGAGGTCTTTCTTTTCCATATTTTCATACAAAATGTAGTGCGCCTCACTAAATAACATTTTTGTGGGCCTTGTGCCTATGCTCTGGAGGGCCATTGCACCAAGGGCATTTAAAAACAATGGTTGTATTATCCGTGCTTAGGTTCCCCTTAATCTATTATTGTTGACAGCTGATTTTCTATTAGTATAGGTTAAATGTATTTAATGATTATTACTTTAGATTTTTTGTGGTTATGCTCAATGTTTTACATCCATATTGGCAGAGAATTATTTATTGAGTATACAATCCATGTTCATGTTTTATCCTTTTACCTCCATCGACTCCTGAAGTATAATGTCCTTGTTTTAATATTGttctgttttttctttgaatAATTTTGCAGAAATGGTATCCAGTTTCAAAAACATTGGCAGAGAAATCAGCATGGGAGTTTGCAGAGAATCATGGACTAGATGTTGTTTCCATCTTGCCAGCCACATGTCTTGGTCCTCTTTTACAACCCACTTTGAATGCAAGTTGTGCTGTATTGCAGCAGTTGCTCCAGGGATCCCAGGATACTCAGGAATATCACTGGTTGGGTGCTGTGCATGTCAAAGATGTTGCAAAAGCACAAATTTTATTGTTCGAGTCTCCTACTTCTTCTGGTAGATATCTTTGCACCAATGGTATCTATCAATTTTCCGAGTTTGCAGACAAAGTTGCGAAAATTTGCCCTCAATTTCCAGTTCACAGGTTAGAATATTAGTTGAACAAAACTGGGCTACTTAATTATAACATATGCTTTTCTCATTTTGTATTTTCACACTGTAAATGCATAATTTGTTAATGTTGTTCTCTACATCTACACCTTCAAGCAAATTATCGTTTGCTAATGTTTGAATTTGGCTTGTTAACCACTTGGTCAAATGTAATGAAagggacttttttttttatggggTGCTTGAGTCAAGGAATGAAGCCTTGAACTCCTTGGAGTTAAGAAATATTGGGAATTGTGGATTCTTGTGGCCCACCGTGCTAGGACTTAATCAGCTTTTTTAGTGGTGGCACCCATCTACAAACTTCTTGGACTAAACAAGGCGTGGAGTTCCTACCCAAGCTTTTTTAGGTCGGACACCCCTTAGATATCGAGTATTACAATGGGGAAGTTGAAGGATATGAGGATTTGATTTAACCAATAATCTTCTGATATAAAAATTGATGTTTTGAATTTGGAATTGTGGTGCAGATTTGTTGGAGAAACACAACCCGGGTTGGTTGGCTGCAAAGATGCAGCGAAGAAGTTAATTGATCTGGGATTTGTTTTCACTCCTCTTGAAGTTGCCATTGAAGATACGGTTGAGAGTCTTAGAAGCAAAGGCTTTTTGAATCAGTAAGTAATTATTGAAACTAATCTGAATAATCTTTTTATTCCTTTTGAATGCAAATTGATGCAACTCTATCTATTTTATGAATAAGTAGTAGATCTTGTAGAATTGCTATACTTTGAGATTTGTTTAAATGTCAAGAATATGGTTGGAGGCTTTTATCTTTCTGCTAGTCTTCATGTTAGAATTGTTGAAGGAATTGTGAGACAAACTGATCAGCAATTAATTGGGCTATGCCTTGCTTTTGAGATAAACTCCCAAATAAACTTTGCTAACAGAAACTTCAAAAGTCATTTAGACCTCCAAAAGTCATAATGAATCTAGAAATTCAGATTCACATCTTCGATCCATACTTATTTAATATtaagtatttttatttattatagtAGTTGAAagacataaaaataaaattaaatgtagtgtcttttcatatatttttaattagtataaagttttcatattttcaacttaatttgaatttgaataaaATTTCCCATAGAGTGTTATCTTTATGTTTTTCTCTTTATTCTTGTATTAGAAAGCATGTTTATTCTTGGGTTAAAAAGTATGTTTAACAATTTCAATCTAGTTTAATCAATTAGATTGTGCAGAGTTCGAAATCTTGAAGTTAAAGAACAAGTTCTCTTATGTTGATGTTTGTTCGATCTTTTTTAATAGTAATTAAGGTAGTTCCATTTATCACAAACCTAGGAAGaatcaagtttttttttattaagtatATGATGCGACGTGGAGAGAAATCCCACGCTCTCTTTCTCTTTGCTTATGCGCTCACTTTTTCccacttttctttcttcatatAATTTGTACAAATGGGGACaattcctttctctctctctctctctctctctctctatatatatatatatgagattTTAGGAATAAATATGCTATATATTTATGTGAAATTATCGGTATCTAGAACTTGGAAAGAGAAATTTTTTAGACTCTTTTGATGATCATTTCGTATTTCGTTTTTAGATGCTTTTCGGCTTTGGTTTTTTTTGAAGTTGTCTctttttttctcatttcttACCATCATTTGCATCTTTTTTAAGTATTTTTAggaaaatttcaaaaacagaaagctaaacaagtttttaaaaattatatttttatctttcaaaacttatctttttaattattattttattttaaatatggATAAAAATCGGAGTGGAAATAGTATCTATAgacttaaaaattaaaaaaaaaaatagtggtCTTATTCAAGTTAGTGATATAGGAATTTTtctaataatattattttgaaaaatattataaaagaGGGATAGGAGAAAAGGTATCGACATTACAGACTTCATGAGCTGTCaacacttctttttctttattctttatatatataaaatctcCGTTATTAAATTccaactttttaaaaatatatcaattctaaaattattaaattaacatatttgattattttaaaaaaaatcgtagttatgaattaaaaagttaaatatttaaaaatttacttATCTATTTGAAATTTAATAATCGTAAACCTCACTGGTGAGAGTATAATTGCATTATTCGAAATTGAATGAAAAAGCTGGGATAAATAATCTCTAGGAAGATCCTTCCCTGCAATAATTTCTCTGATGAACTCATCTTCGGTTATCCATTTCTTCACTTGTTGATTATGTTGATCTAATTAAAGAATAGTAAAGGACAAACACTGTACCTTTACTCGCTAAGGTATTTGAAGATTGTAGTTCATAAAATTTCTCTGAAAATGCCTCTAATATGCGACGAATCTTTTGTGCTTCTCCCGGCAAACGAAACGTCTCATAAAATCTGTCGGAGAACGCCTCACATTGTTTATTTTATATCcataattcaataaaaaaaaaatttaaataatttttttaaatccaTAATCAAATATGTTAATTTAATAACTAAGGAATAGCTAATAATATGTTAGGAGGTTGAGATTTAGTAATGatgattttatatatatatataaagaaagaaagagaataaAAAAGTGTGTACTAATGACAATTTATAGATGTCCACGACTTCGGTGGACTCCGACTCTCTAGTTTCACTACTTCATTTTTTTCCTCTCCCATCTCATTTTTGacaatattctttttaaataacattattagaaaaaaaatgttattaataTAGATACTTACTAGAAGTTTATAAGGAGTTGGTGTTCTCTACTTTTAAAAGGAATTTCATATCGTACCTTTTCTTTCTATAACCCCCTAGTTAAAAGTCCAATATTTGACCATAGTGAAGCTTGAGTAACTATTCCTTGGCTAAGAAACCTAAATATAGGTTAGTTTGTCTAATGTATTCAGTTCGCTTCATGTTGACATGCCTTGTTGGATGTATTGGACATACATTTAATCTGTCTTGTAACCTTTTATCCCAAATTAATTCAAAGTTGGTTATGTTTAGattataatttagaaaatggTAATAGTTTTAAGGTTGTGTTCCGGTGACTATTtagattttagtttttaaaaataaaggaATATTTTCTATCTAAACcacttgttttgttttgtttggtaTTTCCAGAAATTTTGTTTGTTAAGTTAACAAAACTGATCCCTCTGTGTAGCATATCTATTGGTTTAAAGTTTAATAATGAGCGTTTTGTGGTAATTCTAGAGAATGCAAACTACAGTCATGGCCCAATCTCCATCTCTCTCAAGGCTCGAAGCCCCATCCTTTTACATTcctttctattttatttttatgtcaataaatatatattttttttcatagaATTAAAGCCTGGtggtttattacttttttttttttttttttttttttaatcttcctAAGATCTCTTCATTTTCTCATCATCTCCACAGATGTAGAAGAAACCTTTGAAAATTGTAGTCATATATGGTGACAAACCCATGCCTCCCATAAACTCTTAACATTGTTCAACAACAAATAGCAATTGGAAATGAAAACCAAACTTATGTACCATGGGGATGACATGACATTAATATCTTTTTGGCCAAAATCATTCTTGGGTTCTTCTTCACTTCAACACAACAAAAGTAATAGGAAAATTGTCTTTTTTAGTCTCTCATTTCTATTTAATCCTTAAGTTTCAAAATGTTGCACATTTGATTCTTAagttttgagtttgatttcaatttagtttatacattttaaaatttttatttaagttttgtttcaatttgacCTCTagatttcaatatttaaatttttaatctcaaatttttaataaatactTATATTTCGTCTTTGGTGTTAACGTCtgttaataaatttaaaataactaaaaaaattataattaattaaattgtgcTAATTTTcctacattttaaaattaaatttaaaattttactttgtaattattttaagtAATTAATAAACAATGAGACGGATGTTTGTGAGTGAATATTTAATGAAAAGCTgaaatttaaatgtaaaattttgagatttgtggaccaaattaaacaaaattgaaatcttaaaagataaattataaTATCTTGATATTTAATGATCAAAttgaaatcaaaatcaaaacttagaaaaataaactataatagaatagaaaatatatatagacTGAATTGTTATAGAACAAAGTTTTCATACTGAATTGTTTCCTGCGGGAATACATAACAAATAGTAAACGGAAATATGTAGAAAGATGATAAACAAGCCAAGCATATATTCACTACTATCAACTTTTATACTACGAGCGAGaacatttcattttttttttttttttttgtcgtaTGGTTATAGGGATATATCAGGTAATTTCACacgtaaaagaaaaagaaaatataattttatcCTGTTTTTTTAGCATCAAATGTGAATgact
Encoded proteins:
- the LOC103493282 gene encoding phenylacetaldehyde reductase — translated: MATHKEKEPVCVTGANGFIGSWVVRVLLESGYTTIHTSIFPGSDSSHLLNLLPSTNPNAKLRVFEADVMDGEAVARAVEGCKGVFHIASPCTLEDPVDPQKELVEPAVQGTVNVLNAAKKFGVRRVVLTSSISALVPNPGWPSDMPFDESSWTDLEYCKSRKKWYPVSKTLAEKSAWEFAENHGLDVVSILPATCLGPLLQPTLNASCAVLQQLLQGSQDTQEYHWLGAVHVKDVAKAQILLFESPTSSGRYLCTNGIYQFSEFADKVAKICPQFPVHRFVGETQPGLVGCKDAAKKLIDLGFVFTPLEVAIEDTVESLRSKGFLNQ